The Malus domestica chromosome 17, GDT2T_hap1 genome contains the following window.
ACGACACTGCTAGGCGCCTTCACTCGCCATCTTACCTTCTTGCAGTGGCACCCGCCTTCATGGACTACCATCTCAGAGTCCATGCCTCACGATTCTAAGTCTTCAACAGTACCGCTAATGAACAGGATTTTTTCTTCAAGTCGATCTAGTGCGGAATCAAGATTTAGATTAACACCCACTTACAGAATTTCCCGAGCGCTCATTCTACCCCCAAGAGTTTCTCACTCTGACTTCTATTTTCTCTCCTCTGTATTCTCCTTCAAATGCACTTACAGTTCATGAATATTGTCTTCCCTTTTAGCCATACACTAGCAACTATGCCAACAACCACGACCAGAAAGTCTCAAGTTCACATATTCGACACCTAGCCTATCCAGTCGACAACTTGCAATATTTTCCTCCACCAAGCCGAAAGCATTGAAGAAGGATTTGGagaacataatactaaataggCAGCTGCCGGCGGCGGCGGCTTCGGTGGGGGGCTCTTTAAGGGACGGGACAGCCCACGGCTGAAGTAGCAGGCCCCCATTCGCAGGCCACTTATAGCCCATACTTCATTTTAgggtcaaattaaaaaaaaagaaaaaaaaactttactgAATCAGCCAAAACAGTCCCGACATCCCTACCTTCGCAGCAGTCCagcctccacctcctcctcctcctcctctgctCTCACTCTGTAAGtccttcttcttattcttccttaAAATTAGGGGCTGAGTTAATGTCCTAATTATGTTTTAGGGAGCCGATTAACTTAGGAGCTAATGAATTGTTTCAGTTAATACTCTGTGTATGTATAGTTTCATATTTCAGGAGCTTCCAGTTTCAGTGGCCTAACAGGATAGATAAAATGACTTGTTTAATTctcataattttttgtttgactGACTGACATGGTTGTTGTGATTTGTTGCTTTAGTaaactacaacttaaactagttttatattatttttcaattaCATGGATGTTTGTTGTtgatgtttttttgtttttcttttaagtttttGCTAATAGGCCCGTTTAAAGTATCTACGAGATTGTCGATACTTTAAATATTCGAAAAATCAAGAATGAAtattgaaattgggtgaaatttAAACTCCACTGTATTTCGGCAAGATATAGGAAAATCAATGAATATCAATGATGCTTTCACCACATAAATTTTGCCGGAGCACATTGCAGATTTCgaacttttgattttttttttttgagaattttttctttaattttgacTAAATCTGAATGAGTTGATATACCCACCCATTGCAAATTTCCATAATTTCCGTTGAAGGCAACCGATATCAATATATCCATCGATATTTCAATAAATTTGCATATCGATATTTTAAGCACTGTATAAGTATGCATTTTGAGGTGTAAGGCTCATTACGCTCCCTAGAGTAGGCGTATCTTTCTTAAATTTATTGTTTCCTGCTTGTCAATGAAATTCACTCGTGCGTGTTATAATACCGTTGGATTTCTATCGGGGAAATGATTAACGAAATAGTCTTGTTCATGTCCCATGTGGCAAGTAAATTATTATGAATATGATGGACAATGATCAATGAGACGATCTTATTTGTTGCCCTTGTGGAAGCTTTAAAAGTAACAATTATCAACGAGTTATGAGTGTTTCATCAGCATCGGGAAACAGTTCCCTTTTGAATTGGCAGTAGCCATCATGTGTGAAAATAAGTTTTGAGTAGTGAAGTACTGTATGTTGGGTGATTTATCCATTACGTTTACTACTTTACGAAAACAATTTATAACTTTCTCTAATGACAAATTTGGAACTCTTGTATATGCTTTTTCTTCATAAGAATATAGTGGTCTTTACTATGTGGATATGCATGTATataatgtatatatatgtgtgtgcgcgcgcgcgcgcgcgcatTCATATCATTTGTATGTTAAACTTGTGCTGACTGCCAAGAGTTTCTGTAGAATCTGTAGGAAGCTTTTAAGGTATAGATTTGGAAGTAAAGATGCAGGCTTGTGGAGGAGCTGCAGTGATGGGTTCTCTTCAACAACCCTCTTGGACCAAAGGaacaattttttcaaacaaGGGGCTTACTGGCAGTGGATTTTCCCATCAACTAAAGCTCAAATGTGTGAAGCCCATTAGATCATCTTCTTACATAGAAGGAAGCTTGGTTACTGGAAGACCATCCTCTTCTGTCACTGTACCTTTGCCTGAAATTGGTGGTAATTCTACTCCAACCTGTGAACTGATATCGATAATTTCTATTTACTTTTGGTTctatttgtaaattttattaaaatgcaTGTCAAATTTTTGTTCTGAGATTTCTACAGCAGGAATAGTTctggtttttcaaattttatggtgttataatataattttGATTTCAGTTTCTCTTAAGAAATACAAAAATCGAAACAACCATCAATTTGCTCAGCATCTGCCAGAATGGTATTCCATTATATTGCTTGGATTTGATGCTCTGtgtatttattttcttaatatCTACTTAGCATAACTACAGAATTTCATTACTCAATTCTATCACGAAACCATCCTTATGAATAAACATCTTTAATAGAACCATATGTTCCGGCTGTATTTTCCCAACTTCTGATGTAGTATGAAAGGAATCATTGGTTAATAGCAGGAGTTATGTCTGACTTGTTCATGAATTGTATAATTTGGTTTACAGGTAATGGAAGCAGTTTTGTAGACAACGGATTAAGTGAGGCTGACCCTGAGGTGCGTGCTATTATTGATATGGAGAAGCAGCGACAGTTCAAGAGTCTTGAGCTTATTGCCTCAGAAAATTTTACTTATAGAGCAGTGATGGAGGCAGTTGGCTCATGTCTAACAAACAAGTATTCAGAAGGTTTACCAGGTAAAAGGTACAGATACAGACTCAGAGTAATGTGAGTTCAATATGGACCTTccattaaaattatttttcttgtttagctcatcatttgattgtacATTTCAGGTACTATGGTGGCAATGAGCATATTGATGAGCTTGAAACACTTTGCCAAAAGAGGGCTCTTGATGCGTTTCACTTAGATGGAAAGAAGTGGGGTGTTAATGTTCAACCATTATCTGGTTCTCCTGCTAATTTCGAGGTTTATACCGCAATTCTTAAACCTCATGATCGTCTCATGGTAAGTTTTCCTCCTGGATTTGGTTTACTCTTTATTGGTGGCTACTAGCTACTAACATGTGCATGCAACTCAGGGTTTGGACTTGTCTCACGGAGGACATTTGTCTCATGGTTTCATGACTCCTAAAAGACGGGTGTCAGGCACGTCCATTTATTTTGAGTCCATGTCATATCGACTCAATGAATCCACAGGTGCTGCATTTGTTTCCGGATAAGACTATGCTGCCTTTCAGATTTATTAAGGGTGTAATTGTTATTCTttggaatgatgttggttatttcgtaacaaaaacaaaatgcagGTCTGGTTGATTACGACAAGCTTGAGGAAATGGCTGACCGATTTAAACCAAAACTCATTATTGCCGGGGCTAGTGCTTATCCTCGAGATTTTGACTATCCTCGCATGAGGAAGGTTAGTATTTATGTATTCATTccatataaataaatttaattcgCGTAATGGATATGGAATTCATTATCATTTATAAACAGTGTGTTTTTCCTTGGCAACTAATGAATTACATCTAATTTGCATTGGAAGATTGCGGATTCGGTCGGTGCTTTTCTTATGATGGATATGGCTCACATAAGTGGGCTTGTTGCTGCTTCTGTGCTTGCAAATCCCTTTGACTACTGCGACATTGTGACAACAACAACACACAAGGTATTGTTCAAactcatatatttatattttactaaatttttccaaattaaaacatttcacttgaATGGACTCTAAGACATGCTAAAACGCAAATACTTCATCAGTAGTCTCATCTCGTGCTTCCTTGTTGTAATCCACATTTGGATGATCTCACAAATTTAAGACACTTCTTTTCAGTCTTTAAGAGGTCCAAGAGGTGGGATGATCTTCTTCAAGAAGGAGACGGTTCTCGGGGTTGATTTAGAAACTGCCATCAACAATGCTGTTTTCCCAGGTTTACAGGTTAGTTGTACTTGTTTCATGACAACAAATCTCATCGATGCAATgcctaattatttatttattcttctataaattaaacatttattttgaattttgatgtaCAAAGGATAAAGGCTTGAGTTCTTTATGCAGGGTGGTCCTCATAACCACACTATTGGGGGCCTTGCAGTTTGCTTGAAGTATGCACAGTCCCCAGAATTTAAGGCTTACCAGAACCAGGTACTGCAATATTTTGTCCTCATGTAAAAATGGTCAAAGACATGCCCTAAGTTAGTGTGGATACTCTACCTTGTAGGTGGTGTCTAATTGCAGGGCTCTTGCTAGCCGATTAACTGAACTTGGATACAAACTAGTTTCTGGTGGAAGTGATAACCATCTGGTTCTTGTGGATCTCCGGCCTTTAGTAAGTTCCTAGTCCTagattgttaattaatttacttgtttgGATTGATACTAATTTCTAATTGCTGCTTATATGAGAACTTGTCCTGAGATGTGGACGTTTAAAtggctatttttattttttttttgcgtttTCTCATTTGTGAATGAAATTATAGGATATTAGTTAAGGATTAAAGTTATTATTTGGTCCTGTGCATTAGGTTATATACCCAAATCTAATTTTCCAATGTTATTGGTCATTTCCTTTATCGATAGGGTATCGATGGAGCTCGAGTGGAGAAAATTCTTGACATGGCTTCTATCACCCTTAACAAGAACTCAGTACCTGGTGAGTGTACAGGTcaatttggttgaaaaaattgaagagaactTTTGGATTTCAGAATAAGGCTAATTTAGTTCTTGAATGCTATGAAGTTTTACATGATCCGTATTTGAAATAGTTATATGCAAGTAATCATACGAAATGGACGTGTTTTCTTTAGTTCAAATGTAGGAAGATATGTATATCCTGATAGTTTAATCAAGCCGTTCACATAATTTCACCCGATAAGCTAAGGGTTCCAGATCTTTACTTCTGGTTTCAGCGCTATTTGGCCCTACTGGGTACTTGCCTAGTTTTGAAGGTCTTTATCTTTGAGCTATTTTGTTTGTGTAGTTCTGGTTTTTATTTGTCTCTGAGCTATATTTTGTTTTCCTCTTGATCTTACACCTGCGATGTTTGATGAAATAGGTGATAAAAGTGCTGTAGTGCCCGGTGGCATTCGCATTGGATCACCTGCCATGACGACAAGAGGATTCACTGAGAAAGAATTTGTAGCTGTTGCAGACTACATTCATGAGGGTGTGCAGATAACGATTGATGCTAAACGCGCAGCCTCAGGATCAAAGCTCCAAGATTTTATGAAGTTTGTAGCTTCCCCTGAATTCTCCCTAAAGGACCGAGTGTCAGATCTGCAGAGAAGAGTTGAGGCCCTTACCACCCAGTTCCCATTGCCTGGAGTATAACTCAGTGGTTAATGTTAATCATAAGGAAATACAAGGTTATTACTTCTGTTGTAACGTAAGTTAGCATGCTCTTTTCGGTGGATACTAGATATTCATCTTCGGTTTTGTTCCTGTGCGAAGGTGAGGAAACGAGAGCTAAATGATTTGCGTAAGTGAACCGTTTGAACTTACTATATCAATGGCAAGTGATAGGTTACTCAGAGTTGATGCTCGTTTGGTAAATATAGAGTAGAGCCTAAGGTTGCAAATTCTGCAGAACATGAAATGGCCAAGAGAGAATGCCGTGTATATCAACCAATTCATGGCCAAGAGAGAATGCCGTGTATATCAACCAATGTATTAAAAGCATGAGGCGTGGGTGGGGTgtataagggtgcgtttggtacgcagacgggacggaacgggacgggacgggacgggacggaacgggacgggacgggacggaacgggacgggacgggacggaacgaaggtgtaatttttgaaaaatacatggggtatatttgtcttaaaatggtaaaacagtgtgttccacagacgtgaaacaaacccgttccagggggggaaggtgggacgcaaaaacacccaaaatctgtcccgtggaacagcccgttccacccatttttggcgtacCAAACGCGGGACTGAACGCctcgttccgttccgtcccgtcccgtcccacgtaccataCGCACCCTAAGGGATAGCTTAGCCTAGGCGTGAGGCAAAGCCTCACGGgctctaaattttttaatatatacattgAGCGtccacatatattatattaaaaaatggaATATTAATCAATTGGagtgtgctatctacacatcttattttacttctcacactccttaataatttatgtccgttgatattcttcaattcatccgatccaacggtcgaaaattaaaaaggtgtgtgagaagtaaaatagggtatgtggatatcacacccctaattaATTATCACCATGAGCACACACATAcattatgaatatatatatatatatataatagatgatgaaaagcacaatgagcacacatataacaatgcacGCAGATAGCATATACATCCAttatatcaaataaaaaaaatcagaaaaaaggcAAAGAAACGATAGGGTAAGGAAGAGGTATGAGACAGTTAAAATCCTACCCAAATTTTGGGTTTGggagtataaaaataaaaaaataaaaaaataaaaagaatcccCAAAAGGTGCACCTAGGCGGCTCCAGCGGCGTCTTCCGCCGCCTTCCGCCCACTCCCTCAAAAAGAGGCGGCAACCCTCAAACCCAGCCTCACATGCGCTTAGGcgagccttttaaaacattgttaTCAACACACGCACTCGTGGCGGCAGAGAAACCAACGCTAACCAGCTCTGGCTGGCGGCAGCACATTCCTCAGATCGACTATGTATGAAAGACTACAATCTCCGGCGTTGTGGACCGGATTTTTAACACAAGTTAGCAAAACGCATAAGTTTTGGGTGGTGGGAGTTGTAGCTTACCCATGCATTTGCTACAGATCCTTTTTTATACTGCTTTTCAATGTGACATTGGCTACTGAGGCAATGGAATTGGCATTGATCCCTACATGATTAAGACTCGGATCCCACATgtttttataactgtcgaacTCGACGGTGAGGAACTTGTTTCCAGAGGGTGTGAAAAGCCGAATCAGAGCTAAATAAACGAAAGTACCCGGGGATGTTTGACGACGGAGGATATGCCATCACTGGCTTACGCATCATTCAGGGCTTTCACGACGACGGAGAAATGGGTTGTAAAGTCGGTGAGCCTCTCCATGCCGGCATCCCAAAGGCTCTGCCAACACTTCTAGGAGGGGGAGGACCATCAACTTGATTCGTAGTCCCCCAGAAGGGAGTGCATCACCTTGGAATGTCATTTTCTTTCAACAGTTCTGAGTCTAATGTTAAATCACACAATAACATGTTAACAAGCTTGATCAAGTTAATATACTCAGAAAATATGATTTCTCACTGCGTTGATGTTATCGAAAGCTAAAGGTAGCTGTCTTCTTTTCATTTGGATAGTGAATTTCGAACATTCATTTTCTCGCCTTTCACATTTTTGCTATAGTAAAACCTCTATACGGTGATAATCTTAGGACAAAATGAATTTTATTACTATAGGAAGGTTATTTTTTAACTTGGTTATTCTTAAGAAAAGTTGTATGGACACAAAAAAACTACATTAGTAGAAGTATCACTATAGAGAGATTGTACTGTAATTTATATCATCTCACAGTAGttgtctttcttttcatttGCGGGAGCATTCGATTAATGGGTCCCCTATTGGGCCTATTATGAAGATGCGAAAGTTTTTATGTCGAAGATCACTGCAATTATTTCAGCCTATGTTCGTCGTCAAACAAACGAGATGAGCAAACTGTTCATTTTCCCAGGCCTTTGTAAATACATTTGCCAACTGGAAACGAGTAGGAGCATGCAATGGACTAATTATTCCAGCTTGCAGTTTTTCGCAAACTATGGGACTGTTAATTTTAATGTGCTTTGTATGTTCGTGAAAAACAAGATTCGTTGCAATGTACAAAACTGCttgattatcacaatacaatGGTGTGGGAGCTgttgaatgaaattttttatggtgTTTCATCTGCTAGGTTTGGAAGGCTAGGTAATCAGGCATCGATGCTCCAAAACCACTTCTAATTAGTAATTTCCGACAATGAAATGTAAAATGCCAGCCAACGTCTGTATTTTTTGTTAGTAATTTCCGACAATGAAAAACACTTCTAATTAggtttggaagaaaatggtttgAGGCGATCACGGTCATATAGCCCTTGTTATACGCTTCTTCAAAAAGTActtggatttttaatgaaaattttgggCTTGTTAGAAGTGATGTTAAaatgtgtttataccatatttagggcctcgtatttagacctcgtataaatactcgggggacttaaatgtaattatgtgataaaggaattggcaaatatgtaataagtgatgagtccttattctataaaaggacccctcaccctcacaattaggggagaccaattcctaaggctcctcaccctctcaacgctctcactctcagagctctctctctctccctcacttctcagagaaatacaatacaattagtgtggacgtagcccaaaccttggggtgaaccacgatacatcttgtgttatttacatttcatgcagattcacaatcagatttacgttgttccaagacctctggttttgtgcatcaacatttgatgccgtctgtgggaaatgacacgaaaagctatgtcgattctctttcattttttcatctcaccaccgtgagatCTCACAACTGTCCACCGTAAATCTGCAAAACCCATTTCAAATCTCCAAACACCACTTAACACAACTCAAGAAAATCTCAACTCATCGTGGTTTATTTCACAATGAGCTTCTCTGCTGCTTCAATCTCTGTTGTCCATCACGACATCATCACGGTAATAAACACCAAAGCCCAACTAGTGGAGCTCAAAAAACCGTCATTTACCATTTTCTAGCAAATGGGTTATTTTCTGTAGCAAATGAGTGAGAAACACAATAATATTACGGAGGACATGAAGTAAGGTATTCTCTTCATCACGATCTGCCTCTTAACAACGGCAAGCACCTCAACCCCTCAGCGACGCCACTTCCGTCACAACCGAGAGAATGTTTGGAAGCGTTCCAAGTCTAATCCTCCTCTgaaaacaacaatgaaaacaatGGAGAAAATCGTGGTTGGCGTTTTCAGCGGGCCCCACGACTTTGTGTCATTTCCGAGGTTGTTGTACAACGCGATCATGCTGAGCGGGTTGCTGGATTTACGGATCAGTGGGTTGAGAGATGACATCGTCTTGTTTACCAGGTGGGTGTCGTTGGCGTACTTGAAAGCTCCAACAGTCGTACTGGTAGAGCAACGCGGCGCTCATGGAGGCACATATGTTTTGGATCAGCCCTTGCTGCCCAACCGGATCTTTGAATGTAACCTATACTGCCACAATCCCGAAGTACTTGCtgaaaaatatgagaaatataGGATCGCGATGGAAGTCGCCCAAACAGGGCAGCTGaggatggatattggaaggCGACTGGAGCTGACAAGGAAGTGAAGTCATCTAATGGAGCTGTTGTTAGATGGAGAAAGACTCTGGTTTTCTATAAGGGCAAACCCCCAAAGGGTGACAAGACGGCTCAGCCCTAGAGCTATTCTTGTCTTTATTTCAAGAAAAGTTCACAAGCAATGGCTCAACCCGATACAGTGTTTACCCATAACCCTAGAGCTGTCATTATTTTAATCTGGTGAGTCTGAAGGCTTTAATCAACCACCCACATGGAAAAGCTAGCTATGGGTGTGTTTGCTATAAAGCAAGCATGCAAAATCTGCAAATGAGCATGCTTTGAAAAAGTGTACCAGAAGATGTTTGGTGAGACTTTCATCATCACAGCCTCAACTTGATAATAATGGAGAAATGGCTTTTTTATAAAAGCCACAAGAAAAGCCACAGGAAGCCAAGGGTGTCGAACACCAAAGCAGAAGATGCCATcaacttttgaaaaagaaaactttcatcatgcatgttcccaTTTTTCTGAAGAAGCCACTGGAATGCGCACATGGAAAAAGATCTACAACAACCCGGTACGCACCAACGATCTGCAACTGTCGaaacatttgtttttgaatgatgtaatttattattcgtatctttcggagatatctgtataaaccccatcagagggtaataatagtaccaaaaaaaaagcccaaaataatgggctgacatgttgtggagagctaaggcccataagcccaaaatagcaccaaccaggtcatcaaaagtacgcccagtactccacaattattcggcaacccgccgctattaccaccaaccgggtgaccaaaagtacgccagtactccacaattattcagcaacccgccgctattaccaccaaccaggtgaccaaaagtacgcccagtactccaaaattattcggcaacccgccgctattaccaccaaccaggtgatgaaatgtacaacccatactctaatatcatttggcaactagccattcatgccaccacccaagtgatcaaaagtacgcccagtacttcatattatacataagcattactcatatcaatcatacataaacattcatgagcatcactcatatcaatcatacataaacattcatgagcatcacttatgtcaacattcatgagcatcactcatgttaacatccatgagcatcactcatgtcaatcaaacattcatgagcatcactcatgtcaatcaaacgttcatgagcatcactcatgtcaatcagcttcaaaagcttcatttacaaaagctctaccttcaaaagcttcatttacagagttacagcttcaaaagcttcatttacaaaagctagAAAcgttcatgaacatcactcatgtcaatcagcttcaaaagcttcatttacaaaagctttagcttcaaaagcttcatttacagagctacagcttcaaaagcttcatttacaaaaactctagcttcaaaagcttcatttacagagctccagcttcaaagcttcacttacaaagcttcaaagcttcacttacaaagcttcagtgcagggtatacaaatatcgcttccgaacaaccgtcacttcggcccatacatggattcaatttgaagtctccagccaacagactctattgaccgaagacatggggg
Protein-coding sequences here:
- the LOC103405877 gene encoding serine hydroxymethyltransferase 3, chloroplastic-like isoform X1, whose translation is MQACGGAAVMGSLQQPSWTKGTIFSNKGLTGSGFSHQLKLKCVKPIRSSSYIEGSLVTGRPSSSVTVPLPEIGGNGSSFVDNGLSEADPEVRAIIDMEKQRQFKSLELIASENFTYRAVMEAVGSCLTNKYSEGLPGKRYYGGNEHIDELETLCQKRALDAFHLDGKKWGVNVQPLSGSPANFEVYTAILKPHDRLMGLDLSHGGHLSHGFMTPKRRVSGTSIYFESMSYRLNESTGLVDYDKLEEMADRFKPKLIIAGASAYPRDFDYPRMRKIADSVGAFLMMDMAHISGLVAASVLANPFDYCDIVTTTTHKSLRGPRGGMIFFKKETVLGVDLETAINNAVFPGLQGGPHNHTIGGLAVCLKYAQSPEFKAYQNQVVSNCRALASRLTELGYKLVSGGSDNHLVLVDLRPLGIDGARVEKILDMASITLNKNSVPGDKSAVVPGGIRIGSPAMTTRGFTEKEFVAVADYIHEGVQITIDAKRAASGSKLQDFMKFVASPEFSLKDRVSDLQRRVEALTTQFPLPGV
- the LOC103405877 gene encoding serine hydroxymethyltransferase 3, chloroplastic-like isoform X2 produces the protein MQACGGAAVMGSLQQPSWTKGTIFSNKGLTGSGFSHQLKLKCVKPIRSSSYIEGSLVTGRPSSSVTVPLPEIGNGSSFVDNGLSEADPEVRAIIDMEKQRQFKSLELIASENFTYRAVMEAVGSCLTNKYSEGLPGKRYYGGNEHIDELETLCQKRALDAFHLDGKKWGVNVQPLSGSPANFEVYTAILKPHDRLMGLDLSHGGHLSHGFMTPKRRVSGTSIYFESMSYRLNESTGLVDYDKLEEMADRFKPKLIIAGASAYPRDFDYPRMRKIADSVGAFLMMDMAHISGLVAASVLANPFDYCDIVTTTTHKSLRGPRGGMIFFKKETVLGVDLETAINNAVFPGLQGGPHNHTIGGLAVCLKYAQSPEFKAYQNQVVSNCRALASRLTELGYKLVSGGSDNHLVLVDLRPLGIDGARVEKILDMASITLNKNSVPGDKSAVVPGGIRIGSPAMTTRGFTEKEFVAVADYIHEGVQITIDAKRAASGSKLQDFMKFVASPEFSLKDRVSDLQRRVEALTTQFPLPGV